TTTTTGCACTTCCCCCTTGACAGAGCATTGCGCATAATGGTATTTTACCCCTGCTTTGCTCATAAAAAGTTTGAGAGATGCAAATCTTATTGCCGGTGTAGCTCAGTTGTTAGAGCATCCGACTTGTAATCGGAAGCGCGGGGGTTAGAGTCCCTCCACCGGCTCCAGAGCAAAAAGCGTGAAGGATATTTTTGGGTAAGTGTCCGAGTGGCTAAAGGAGGCGGACTGTAAATCCGCTGGCGTACGCCTACGGTGGTTCGAACCCACCCTTGCCCACCACCATCGTCGCTAGTGCGGCGTATAGAGTAGAATATAGAAAGCGGGTGTAGCTCAATGGCTAGAGCCCTACCCTTCCAAGGTAGTTGTTGTGAGTTCGAGTCTCATCACCCGCTCCACTCTTGCCCAAGTAGCTCAGTGGTGGAGCACTTCCTTGGTAAGGAAGAGGTCGGCGGTTCAATCCCGCTCTTGGGCTCTCCGGAGCGTTGGGGGTGGAAAAAAACGCAAAATTTATTTTTTTTCGGATTGTGCGTGTGCGCTTAATGTATTTTTGTCGGGCAAATTTGAGATTATTTTGTTAAATATAAAAGGAAGTTAATTGTATGGCTAAGGGAACAAGAGAGATTGTAATACTTGAATGCACTACTTGCAAAGAGCGTAATTACACTACTACAAAGAACAAGAAGACGCATTCCGGAAGGATTGAACAGACAAAGTTTTGTCCACGCGAGCGTGCAAGAACGCTCCATAAAGAGACAAAGTAAGGTTAGGAATTCTGGTGTTTTACAGGTGTGTAGCTCAATTGGTAGAGTAGTGGTCTCCAAAACCATTGGTTGCGGGTTCGAGTCCTGCCACGCCTGCCACTTTTTTGGAACAGAAGGAAAAGGAAGATTATGCAGCGATTAGTTAAGTATTTTAAAGATGTTGTAGCTGAGATGAAATTGGTTACTTGGCCTACTCGCGACGAAGTGCTCGCCGCGACTGTTTTGGTCGTTGTGTTCGCTATTGTAATGGCATTGGTCGTTGCAGGTATAGATGTGGTTCTCGAGAGAGCGCTCGGTTTGGTGATTTGATTAAC
This Chitinivibrionia bacterium DNA region includes the following protein-coding sequences:
- the rpmG gene encoding 50S ribosomal protein L33; the encoded protein is MAKGTREIVILECTTCKERNYTTTKNKKTHSGRIEQTKFCPRERARTLHKETK
- the secE gene encoding preprotein translocase subunit SecE; this translates as MQRLVKYFKDVVAEMKLVTWPTRDEVLAATVLVVVFAIVMALVVAGIDVVLERALGLVI